Proteins found in one Actinokineospora alba genomic segment:
- a CDS encoding glycosyl hydrolase family 18 protein, with amino-acid sequence MSKFRWHLTAALVAAATVTAALVAAPASGAATPTAEFVKTSDWGSGWEAKYTIRNGGSSTLTSWTVAFDLPAGTTISSSWDATRSQSGNRHTFKNLSWNGSIAPGGTASFGFVAAGPGSPSGCTLNGAPCGGGTPPTSTTNPTTTTNPTTTTTRPTTTTTTPTTTTPPPPPGSKVIGYFAQWGVYGRNYHVKNIVTSGSASKLTHINYAFGNVQNGQCTIGDSYADYDKAYTAADSVDGVADTWDQPLRGSFNQLRKLKKAYPHIKVIWSFGGWTWSGGFGQAAQNPAAFAESCYKLVEDPRWADVFDGIDIDWEYPNACGLTCDTSGPASFKNLMSALRGRFGSSNLLTAAITADGSSGGKIDAADYGGAAQYVDWYMPMTYDFFGAWAAQGPTAPHSPLTSYSGIPQQGFNSDAAIQKLKSKGVPASKLLLGIGFYGRGWTGVTQSAPGGSATGAAAGTYEQGIEDYKVLKTKCPANGTIAGTAYAHCGTNWWSYDTPATIAGKKGYAGQQGLGGMFFWELSGDTTNGELITAIRG; translated from the coding sequence ATGTCCAAATTCCGATGGCATCTCACCGCGGCCTTAGTCGCGGCGGCGACCGTGACGGCGGCACTCGTCGCCGCACCCGCCAGCGGCGCCGCGACACCGACAGCGGAGTTCGTGAAGACCTCCGACTGGGGAAGCGGTTGGGAGGCCAAGTACACGATCCGCAACGGCGGTTCGTCGACGCTCACGAGCTGGACGGTGGCGTTCGACCTGCCTGCGGGCACGACGATCTCGTCGTCCTGGGACGCCACCCGCAGCCAGTCCGGGAACCGGCACACGTTCAAGAACCTGTCGTGGAACGGTTCCATCGCCCCCGGTGGCACCGCGTCCTTCGGCTTCGTCGCGGCGGGCCCTGGGTCGCCGTCGGGGTGCACGCTCAACGGTGCGCCCTGTGGTGGCGGCACCCCGCCGACCAGCACCACCAACCCGACAACCACGACCAACCCCACGACCACGACCACGCGGCCGACAACAACCACAACGACACCCACCACGACGACTCCCCCGCCGCCGCCGGGCTCGAAGGTGATCGGCTACTTCGCGCAGTGGGGCGTCTACGGGCGCAACTACCACGTGAAGAACATCGTCACGAGCGGGTCGGCCTCGAAGCTGACGCACATCAACTACGCGTTCGGCAATGTCCAGAATGGACAGTGCACGATCGGCGACAGCTACGCCGACTATGACAAGGCGTACACGGCCGCCGACAGCGTCGACGGTGTGGCCGACACCTGGGACCAGCCGCTGCGCGGCAGCTTCAACCAGCTGCGCAAGCTGAAGAAGGCGTACCCGCACATCAAGGTCATCTGGTCGTTCGGCGGCTGGACCTGGTCCGGCGGCTTCGGCCAGGCCGCGCAGAACCCGGCGGCGTTCGCGGAATCCTGCTACAAGCTGGTCGAGGACCCGCGCTGGGCCGACGTGTTCGACGGCATCGACATCGACTGGGAGTACCCGAACGCCTGCGGTCTCACCTGTGACACCAGCGGTCCGGCGTCGTTCAAGAACCTGATGAGCGCCCTGCGCGGCCGGTTCGGCTCCTCGAACCTGCTGACCGCGGCGATCACCGCGGACGGCTCGTCCGGCGGCAAGATCGACGCCGCCGACTACGGCGGCGCGGCGCAGTACGTGGACTGGTACATGCCGATGACGTACGACTTCTTCGGCGCGTGGGCGGCTCAGGGGCCGACCGCGCCGCACTCGCCGCTGACGTCGTACTCGGGCATTCCGCAGCAGGGCTTCAACTCCGACGCGGCGATCCAGAAGCTGAAGTCGAAGGGCGTTCCGGCGTCGAAACTGTTGCTGGGCATCGGTTTCTACGGTCGCGGCTGGACCGGGGTCACCCAGTCGGCCCCGGGCGGTTCGGCCACCGGCGCGGCGGCGGGAACCTACGAGCAGGGCATCGAGGACTACAAGGTCCTCAAGACCAAGTGCCCGGCCAACGGCACCATCGCGGGCACGGCGTACGCGCATTGCGGCACCAACTGGTGGAGCTACGACACCCCGGCCACCATCGCGGGCAAGAAGGGCTACGCCGGGCAACAGGGTCTCGGCGGGATGTTCTTCTGGGAGCTGTCCGGTGACACCACGAACGGAGAACTGATCACCGCGATCCGCGGCTGA
- a CDS encoding proprotein convertase P-domain-containing protein — protein MQVGVDIKHTWRGDLVIDLVAPDGSTYRMKSSSSNDSADNVITTYTVNASTEVANGTWKLKVQDVARYDTGYIDSWKLTF, from the coding sequence CTGCAGGTAGGCGTCGACATCAAGCACACGTGGCGCGGTGACCTCGTCATCGACCTGGTGGCCCCGGACGGCTCGACCTACCGGATGAAGAGCTCCAGCTCGAACGACTCGGCTGACAACGTCATCACCACGTACACCGTCAACGCGTCCACCGAGGTCGCCAACGGCACCTGGAAGCTCAAGGTCCAGGACGTCGCCCGCTACGACACCGGCTACATCGACTCCTGGAAGCTGACCTTCTAA